A genomic stretch from Cloacibacterium caeni includes:
- a CDS encoding SPOR domain-containing protein — protein MKNVIKILSLLAFLSFNISNAQVVEKKETHNGTELKVSMDSRVNELLTDLEGKCDKIKEEEANKNETPKVEISTKPKTNAEICRDNPRILGYKIQVAVVKSNEEANKVKSYFRTKFPNMKAETDASLRPNYKVLVGSYFSKQSASGDLTRIRSYFPAAIAVQYRVFCVEAK, from the coding sequence ATGAAAAACGTAATAAAAATACTATCATTATTAGCTTTTTTAAGTTTTAATATCTCTAATGCTCAGGTAGTTGAGAAAAAAGAAACACATAATGGAACAGAGTTGAAAGTTTCTATGGATAGCAGAGTAAATGAACTTTTAACGGATTTAGAAGGGAAATGTGATAAGATTAAAGAGGAAGAAGCGAACAAAAATGAAACTCCGAAAGTAGAAATTTCGACGAAACCTAAAACAAATGCTGAAATCTGTAGAGATAATCCTAGAATTTTAGGTTACAAAATTCAGGTGGCGGTTGTAAAAAGTAATGAAGAAGCCAACAAAGTGAAATCTTATTTCCGTACGAAATTCCCAAATATGAAAGCAGAAACTGATGCTTCATTAAGACCAAATTATAAGGTTTTGGTGGGAAGCTATTTCAGTAAGCAATCTGCAAGTGGCGATTTAACAAGAATTAGAAGTTATTTTCCTGCTGCAATTGCCGTACAATACAGAGTTTTTTGTGTAGAAGCGAAATAA
- a CDS encoding c-type cytochrome — protein sequence MISWRKHYKRVLLACSLLLTTSASIYAQDLKGDAKKGETLFKTNCSACHALDKQMVGPALGGVVDRLKTEQNLGVDWFQKWIRDNKALRASGDKYANEVFEKFNKVEMTAYPNLTDQDIADLLEYTTNPPKAEPAAAETDVNSPEAIKAAQDEKNNSSALLISLAAVGGLLLWLLFRLTQLVNLHRKSGEISALDATRINSIGEFYEKYNTLGKALMGLLALFALYGIWNWLMWVGVYKGYQPEQPIYFSHKIHAGENKIDCQLCHSSAKYGKVSEIPSVNVCMNCHKGISEYKGKYIEEGKSREFYTAEIKKIYEAAGWDEGSQSYTGKTKPIEWVRIHNMPDFVYFNHAQHVVAGEQTIIKAKKVDVVCKACHGQVQEMDKVQMANSFTMGWCIDCHRTTEVDMTNGYNKEYYQKLHDKLKKQYGGETKMTVDAIGGLECGKCHY from the coding sequence ATGATTAGTTGGAGAAAGCATTACAAGAGAGTGTTGTTAGCATGTAGTTTGCTCTTAACAACCAGTGCTTCTATTTACGCTCAAGATCTTAAAGGTGACGCTAAGAAAGGAGAAACCCTTTTTAAGACCAATTGTTCTGCGTGTCATGCGCTAGATAAACAAATGGTAGGCCCAGCTTTAGGAGGCGTAGTAGACAGATTAAAAACGGAACAAAATTTAGGTGTAGATTGGTTCCAAAAATGGATTAGAGATAACAAAGCACTTAGAGCTTCTGGCGATAAGTATGCGAATGAAGTCTTCGAAAAATTCAACAAAGTAGAGATGACTGCGTATCCAAATCTTACAGATCAGGATATTGCAGACCTTCTAGAATACACCACTAATCCGCCAAAAGCAGAGCCTGCTGCAGCAGAAACTGATGTGAATTCACCAGAAGCCATCAAAGCTGCTCAAGATGAAAAAAATAATTCATCTGCTCTATTAATTTCTTTAGCCGCAGTTGGAGGATTACTTCTTTGGTTACTTTTCAGATTAACCCAACTCGTAAATTTACACAGAAAATCTGGAGAAATTTCTGCTCTAGACGCTACAAGAATCAACTCAATTGGCGAATTCTACGAGAAGTACAATACGCTAGGTAAAGCATTAATGGGATTATTAGCCCTATTTGCACTTTACGGAATTTGGAATTGGTTAATGTGGGTAGGTGTATACAAAGGTTATCAACCAGAGCAACCTATTTACTTCTCTCACAAAATTCACGCTGGTGAGAATAAAATCGATTGTCAATTATGTCACTCAAGTGCTAAGTATGGTAAAGTATCAGAAATCCCTTCTGTAAACGTTTGTATGAATTGCCACAAAGGTATTTCAGAATACAAAGGAAAATACATAGAAGAAGGAAAATCTAGAGAATTCTATACTGCAGAGATTAAGAAAATCTACGAAGCTGCTGGGTGGGATGAAGGTTCACAGTCTTACACTGGAAAAACTAAACCAATCGAGTGGGTGAGAATTCACAATATGCCAGATTTCGTATACTTCAATCACGCACAACACGTGGTAGCAGGTGAACAAACCATCATCAAAGCTAAAAAAGTAGACGTAGTATGTAAAGCTTGTCACGGTCAAGTTCAAGAAATGGACAAAGTACAAATGGCAAATAGCTTCACAATGGGATGGTGTATTGATTGTCACAGAACTACAGAAGTAGACATGACAAACGGTTATAACAAAGAATACTACCAAAAACTTCACGACAAGTTGAAAAAACAATACGGTGGAGAAACTAAAATGACCGTAGATGCTATTGGTGGTTTAGAGTGTGGTAAATGTCATTATTAA
- a CDS encoding response regulator transcription factor, whose translation MSNRILLVEDDQSFGAVLKDYLSINNFDVTLAIDGELGLKEFTEKEFDICIFDVMMPKKDGFSLAEDVRKIDKNTPIIFLTARNQREDVLKGYQIGADDYITKPFDTELLLYKIKAILQRSAVVEDEEQEQFKISNMFFDSVLRQLRVGDNEYKLSPKENELLKLLCLHRNDFMPRDLALRKIWKKENYFTARSMDVYIAKLRKLLKDDEGLEIINVHGEGFRLLVKN comes from the coding sequence ATGAGTAACAGAATCTTATTAGTAGAAGACGACCAAAGTTTCGGAGCGGTACTTAAAGATTATTTAAGCATTAACAACTTTGATGTAACCCTTGCTATTGACGGAGAATTAGGGCTAAAAGAATTCACAGAAAAGGAATTTGACATCTGTATTTTTGATGTCATGATGCCTAAAAAAGACGGCTTTTCACTAGCTGAAGACGTGAGAAAAATAGACAAGAATACTCCCATTATATTTTTAACAGCAAGAAACCAGCGTGAAGACGTTTTAAAAGGCTATCAAATTGGTGCAGATGATTACATCACAAAGCCATTTGACACCGAATTACTTTTATACAAAATCAAAGCTATTTTACAAAGAAGTGCAGTAGTAGAAGACGAAGAGCAAGAGCAATTTAAAATTTCTAACATGTTTTTCGATTCAGTTTTAAGACAATTGCGAGTAGGTGATAATGAATACAAACTTTCGCCAAAAGAAAACGAATTGCTAAAACTTCTTTGTCTACACAGAAATGATTTCATGCCAAGAGATTTAGCATTAAGAAAAATCTGGAAAAAAGAAAATTATTTCACGGCAAGAAGTATGGACGTGTACATTGCTAAACTCAGAAAGCTCCTAAAAGATGATGAAGGATTAGAAATCATTAACGTGCATGGAGAAGGGTTCAGACTTTTAGTAAAAAATTAA
- a CDS encoding sensor histidine kinase, with product MNNKFIPIISVFMTISLVVFVSLQFYWLKEYYSALEQDFSNKVYTALENSSKKIEELEIQKYNEKFKNFDKTLANNAKSPTLFQIQQTQDSANKTTLIFNKTIIEKQNIPISKKGDSITKIKLYKDEGLYSFKKNESTPQIISSVQSQDISSGQFTLTEFAKFNASNLPINQRVNPKMLDSVLAKELKNNGINSKFGYGILDKNNKLTQISNNTYLDQRDKTNYNFPLFTDDKDRTLFTLSLVFPRKDASLAMNNLPMLLGTFMSLLTILGIYIISINYMMKQKKISEVKTDFINNMSHEFKTPLATISVATDALANDKISTNPEKVKYYSQLIKQENLRMKKQVENVLNMSKLERNEVKLFLKETNVRELIKQISQSFRLIVEERGGTLTEEFKAEHYHVKVDEFHLSNALVNLLDNANKYSPETPEIRITTRNEPGFYVIAISDKGMGMEQHNRTKIFEKFFREETGNIHNVKGQGLGLSYVKKIVELHNGQVIVESEKDKGSTFTIKLPMK from the coding sequence ATGAATAATAAATTTATCCCAATAATCTCCGTATTTATGACGATTTCACTTGTTGTTTTCGTGTCATTGCAATTTTATTGGCTTAAAGAATATTACAGCGCACTAGAGCAAGATTTTTCTAATAAAGTATATACTGCGCTAGAAAATTCAAGTAAGAAAATTGAAGAATTAGAGATTCAGAAATACAACGAAAAGTTTAAAAATTTCGACAAAACTTTAGCCAATAACGCTAAAAGTCCTACTCTTTTCCAAATCCAACAAACGCAGGATTCTGCAAACAAAACCACGCTTATTTTCAATAAAACCATTATTGAAAAACAAAATATTCCGATTTCTAAAAAGGGAGACAGCATTACCAAAATAAAACTTTACAAAGACGAAGGTTTATACAGCTTTAAAAAAAACGAAAGTACTCCTCAGATTATTTCTTCGGTTCAGAGTCAAGACATCAGCAGCGGACAATTTACCTTGACAGAGTTTGCGAAATTTAATGCTTCTAACTTACCTATCAACCAAAGAGTTAATCCAAAAATGCTGGATTCCGTTCTCGCTAAAGAACTGAAAAACAATGGAATAAACTCTAAATTTGGTTATGGAATTTTGGACAAAAACAATAAATTAACTCAGATTTCTAATAACACTTATTTAGATCAGCGAGACAAAACCAATTATAATTTTCCACTTTTTACAGACGATAAAGACCGAACGCTTTTTACGCTTTCGCTCGTTTTTCCAAGAAAAGATGCGTCTTTGGCAATGAACAATTTGCCTATGTTATTAGGAACTTTCATGTCCTTATTAACCATTTTGGGAATCTACATCATCTCGATTAATTACATGATGAAACAGAAAAAAATCTCTGAAGTAAAAACTGATTTCATCAATAACATGTCTCATGAATTCAAAACACCATTAGCTACCATTTCCGTAGCGACAGATGCTTTGGCTAATGATAAAATCTCTACCAATCCAGAAAAGGTAAAATATTATTCTCAACTCATCAAGCAAGAAAACTTGAGAATGAAAAAACAGGTAGAAAACGTTCTCAACATGTCTAAATTAGAGCGAAACGAGGTGAAACTCTTCTTAAAAGAGACCAATGTAAGAGAACTCATTAAGCAAATTTCTCAATCATTCAGACTTATTGTAGAAGAAAGGGGCGGAACATTAACCGAAGAATTCAAAGCGGAACATTACCATGTAAAAGTAGATGAATTTCACCTTTCTAACGCACTGGTCAACTTACTGGACAACGCTAATAAATATTCGCCAGAAACCCCAGAAATTAGAATTACTACCAGAAACGAACCTGGATTTTATGTCATTGCGATTTCTGATAAAGGAATGGGAATGGAACAACATAACAGAACCAAAATTTTCGAAAAATTCTTCAGAGAAGAAACTGGGAATATTCACAATGTAAAAGGACAAGGTTTAGGATTGTCTTACGTGAAGAAAATTGTAGAACTACATAACGGTCAAGTGATTGTAGAATCAGAAAAAGATAAAGGCAGCACATTTACCATAAAACTGCCGATGAAATAA
- a CDS encoding TAT-variant-translocated molybdopterin oxidoreductase → MASNKIQFRSIHELKDQSLNAKLAQKEFQNEIPVDEFLGDAEKMNNSGTSRRDFLKLLGFSTAAVTLAACEAPVIKTIPYVVKPHSIIPGIPNYYASTYFDGFDFASVLVKTREGRPIKIEPNKTANDLGKTNARAQASVLSLYDNDKIKQPKLDGKDETFDKVDSVVLEALTKAQAENKKIVVLSHSYPSPTFKKLFGEFKTKYPNAELVTYDAYTYAAALDAAQEVFGNRALPVYDLSATELVVSFQADFLGDYNANSLETSYAAARKPGANMLRHIQVESNMSLTGANADTRIKQKPSAVNKTLVEVYNAIVGGGTSDKVASEIAKELQAKGNKAVVFADGSKASYVLAHLINQKLGSVAFTGKANLLKEYDNARFNEFLTWVNAGQVGVLVANNVNPIYSHAKGAEFKKSLSKVGIVVAVADKKNEIAQAAKVVIPAAHWLESWGDIAPQTGSYSLMQPTIQKIFKSRQIEESLLVWINGKGFTPNYYEYLKANAATILNGTSFNQALYNGFNAGNITGTLSYTGGDAAKAVSELQGFKASKLELVLYTTTAMGDGTQANNPWLQELPDPITRMAWDNYLTISPADAKEYGIENELNARMQLDGTVVNLTVNGVKLENVPVFIQPGQAEGSLGLALGYGKKDSGKVAETGVNAYPLFDGYNTVVSNVSIEKSGADDHEFAGVQLQNTLMGRYEIAKEVTLDTYLNEDVNKWNKPLTMETLQGTLPMGKVDLWDAFDDTDGPHFNLSVDLNSCIGCGACIIACQAENNVPVVGKEEVRMSRDMAWLRIDRYYSAKEKIEVKEGLDKGLNVPNLYDILIEPNESPDVIFQPVMCQHCNHAPCETVCPVAATSHGKQGQNQMAYNRCIGTRYCANNCPYKVRRFNWFTYNLNDKFDFNMNNDLGRMVLNPDVVVRTRGVMEKCSMCIQMTQATILEAKKEGRRIEDGELKTACSQACSTGALKFGDMNDKSSEVRALFNDKRKYVLLEEVGTKPNVFYHTKVRNRKEKNV, encoded by the coding sequence ATGGCTTCAAATAAAATACAATTCAGAAGTATTCACGAACTTAAAGACCAATCGCTTAATGCGAAATTGGCTCAAAAAGAATTTCAAAACGAAATTCCTGTAGATGAGTTCTTGGGTGATGCAGAAAAAATGAACAATTCTGGGACTTCTAGAAGGGATTTCTTAAAATTATTAGGCTTCTCTACAGCTGCAGTTACTCTTGCAGCGTGTGAAGCTCCAGTAATCAAAACAATTCCTTACGTGGTAAAACCACACAGTATTATTCCAGGAATTCCTAATTATTATGCATCTACCTATTTTGACGGGTTTGACTTTGCTAGTGTTTTAGTAAAAACTAGAGAAGGTAGACCAATTAAAATTGAACCGAATAAAACTGCAAACGATCTAGGTAAAACAAATGCTAGAGCTCAAGCAAGTGTATTGTCATTATATGATAATGATAAAATTAAGCAACCAAAACTAGACGGTAAAGACGAAACTTTCGACAAAGTAGATTCTGTAGTTCTAGAAGCACTAACTAAAGCTCAAGCTGAAAACAAGAAAATTGTAGTTCTTTCTCATTCATATCCTTCTCCTACATTCAAGAAATTATTCGGAGAGTTTAAAACCAAATATCCTAATGCAGAATTAGTAACTTACGATGCTTATACGTATGCTGCTGCATTAGACGCTGCTCAAGAAGTTTTCGGTAATAGAGCATTACCAGTTTACGACTTATCAGCAACTGAATTAGTGGTTTCTTTCCAAGCAGATTTCTTAGGAGATTATAACGCAAACAGCTTAGAAACATCATACGCAGCTGCTAGAAAGCCAGGAGCTAACATGCTTAGACATATTCAAGTAGAATCTAACATGTCTCTTACTGGTGCTAATGCTGATACCAGAATTAAACAAAAACCTTCTGCTGTAAATAAAACATTAGTAGAAGTTTATAACGCAATCGTAGGAGGCGGTACTTCTGATAAAGTAGCTTCTGAAATTGCTAAAGAATTACAAGCTAAAGGAAACAAAGCGGTAGTTTTTGCAGACGGTTCTAAAGCTTCTTATGTTTTAGCACACTTAATCAATCAAAAATTAGGTTCTGTAGCTTTCACAGGAAAAGCTAACCTATTAAAAGAATATGACAACGCAAGATTTAACGAGTTTTTAACTTGGGTAAATGCTGGTCAAGTTGGTGTTTTAGTTGCTAACAACGTAAACCCAATCTATTCTCACGCAAAAGGTGCAGAATTCAAAAAATCATTAAGCAAAGTAGGAATTGTAGTTGCTGTAGCTGATAAGAAAAATGAAATTGCTCAAGCAGCGAAAGTAGTCATTCCAGCAGCGCATTGGTTAGAGTCATGGGGTGATATTGCTCCTCAAACTGGCTCTTATTCATTAATGCAACCTACTATCCAAAAAATATTCAAATCTAGACAAATTGAAGAATCACTTCTTGTTTGGATAAACGGAAAAGGATTTACTCCTAACTATTATGAATATTTAAAAGCTAATGCTGCAACAATTCTTAATGGAACTTCATTTAACCAAGCTCTTTACAATGGTTTTAATGCAGGAAACATTACAGGAACTCTATCTTACACAGGTGGAGATGCTGCAAAAGCGGTTTCAGAATTACAAGGTTTCAAAGCTTCTAAATTAGAACTTGTACTTTATACCACTACTGCAATGGGAGACGGTACTCAAGCCAATAACCCTTGGTTACAAGAGTTACCAGATCCAATTACGAGAATGGCTTGGGATAACTACCTTACTATTTCTCCAGCAGACGCTAAAGAATATGGTATCGAAAATGAATTAAATGCGAGAATGCAGTTAGATGGTACTGTGGTAAATCTTACTGTAAATGGTGTGAAATTAGAAAACGTTCCTGTTTTCATTCAGCCAGGTCAAGCAGAAGGTTCATTAGGTCTTGCTTTAGGTTATGGTAAAAAAGACTCAGGTAAAGTAGCTGAAACAGGTGTAAACGCTTATCCTCTATTTGATGGGTATAACACTGTAGTATCTAATGTTTCTATTGAAAAATCAGGAGCAGATGATCACGAATTTGCAGGAGTACAGCTTCAAAATACATTAATGGGTCGTTACGAAATCGCTAAAGAAGTAACATTAGATACTTACTTAAACGAAGACGTAAATAAGTGGAATAAGCCATTAACAATGGAAACATTACAAGGAACATTACCTATGGGTAAAGTAGACCTTTGGGATGCTTTCGATGATACTGATGGCCCTCACTTTAATCTTTCTGTAGATCTTAACTCATGTATCGGTTGTGGAGCTTGTATCATTGCTTGTCAAGCAGAAAACAACGTACCTGTAGTAGGTAAAGAAGAGGTAAGAATGTCTAGAGATATGGCTTGGCTAAGAATCGATAGATATTACTCTGCTAAAGAAAAAATTGAAGTAAAAGAAGGTTTAGACAAGGGATTAAACGTTCCTAACCTTTATGATATATTAATTGAACCAAACGAAAGTCCTGATGTGATTTTCCAACCAGTAATGTGTCAGCACTGTAATCACGCACCTTGTGAAACAGTTTGTCCTGTTGCTGCAACTTCTCACGGTAAGCAAGGTCAAAACCAAATGGCTTACAACAGATGTATCGGTACAAGATATTGTGCAAACAACTGTCCTTACAAAGTAAGAAGATTCAATTGGTTTACTTATAACTTGAATGATAAGTTTGACTTCAACATGAATAACGATTTAGGAAGAATGGTTCTAAATCCAGATGTTGTAGTAAGAACTAGAGGGGTAATGGAAAAATGTTCTATGTGTATCCAAATGACTCAAGCTACAATTCTAGAAGCTAAAAAAGAAGGCAGAAGAATTGAAGATGGAGAACTTAAAACAGCTTGTTCACAAGCTTGTTCTACAGGAGCACTTAAATTTGGTGATATGAATGACAAATCATCAGAAGTAAGAGCATTATTCAATGACAAGAGAAAATATGTATTGTTAGAAGAAGTGGGTACTAAACCAAACGTATTCTACCATACAAAAGTGAGAAACAGAAAAGAAAAAAACGTTTAA
- the nrfD gene encoding NrfD/PsrC family molybdoenzyme membrane anchor subunit, with product MSGHYEAPIREPLIIGHKTYHDITEDIARPIEERAGKLWWISFWAALVLFVYGFGCIAYTIGTGIGAWGLNKTINWGWDITNFVWWVGIGHAGTLISAVLLLFRQRWRMSVNRSAEAMTIFAVVQAAIFPVIHMGRVWVGYWVFPLPNQFGSLWTNFNSPLLWDVFAISTYFSVSTVFWFMGLIPDFAMIRDRAKTPWTKKIYTFLAFGWGGKAKHWQRFEELSLVLAGLATPLVFSVHTTVSFDFATSVIKGWHSTIYPPYFVAGAIFSGFAMVQTLLLVARKVAHLEDYITMYHIEIMNIVIIVTGGMVTVAYAVEYFIGWYSGSRYEDFTYLSPGAATGPYWWAFWALIICNLVVPASFWFKKLRTNIIWTFFVALIINIGMWFERFDIIVINLSRDYLPGSWTMFKPTIIDVGVYLGTIGFFGVLFLLYARTFPVIAQAELKTILKISGETYKAKEGDEHH from the coding sequence ATGTCAGGACATTACGAAGCCCCTATTAGGGAACCGCTAATTATTGGTCACAAGACTTATCACGATATCACCGAAGATATTGCAAGACCTATCGAAGAAAGAGCCGGAAAACTCTGGTGGATTTCTTTTTGGGCAGCTCTAGTTCTATTTGTATACGGTTTTGGATGTATTGCTTACACCATTGGTACCGGTATCGGAGCTTGGGGACTAAACAAAACCATTAACTGGGGTTGGGATATTACTAACTTCGTTTGGTGGGTAGGTATTGGTCACGCAGGAACCTTAATCTCTGCAGTATTGTTATTATTTAGACAAAGATGGAGAATGTCTGTAAACCGTTCTGCAGAAGCGATGACGATTTTTGCAGTTGTACAGGCAGCAATCTTCCCAGTAATTCACATGGGTAGAGTTTGGGTAGGATATTGGGTATTCCCTTTACCAAACCAATTTGGTTCTCTTTGGACTAACTTTAACTCTCCACTACTTTGGGACGTATTTGCAATCTCTACTTACTTCTCTGTATCTACCGTATTCTGGTTCATGGGACTTATCCCAGACTTTGCAATGATTAGAGATAGAGCAAAAACGCCTTGGACTAAAAAGATTTATACATTCCTAGCATTCGGTTGGGGTGGTAAAGCAAAACACTGGCAAAGATTCGAAGAGTTATCTCTTGTATTAGCTGGTTTAGCAACACCACTTGTATTCTCAGTACACACCACGGTATCATTTGACTTCGCAACTTCAGTAATCAAAGGATGGCACTCTACAATCTATCCTCCTTACTTCGTAGCAGGTGCGATTTTCTCAGGATTTGCAATGGTACAAACCCTTCTATTAGTTGCTAGAAAAGTAGCACACTTAGAAGATTATATTACTATGTATCATATCGAAATCATGAACATCGTAATCATCGTAACAGGTGGTATGGTAACAGTAGCTTATGCTGTAGAATACTTCATCGGTTGGTACTCAGGAAGTAGATATGAAGACTTTACATATTTATCTCCAGGTGCTGCTACTGGTCCTTACTGGTGGGCATTCTGGGCACTAATTATCTGTAACTTAGTTGTTCCTGCTTCTTTCTGGTTCAAAAAATTAAGAACAAATATTATTTGGACTTTCTTCGTAGCATTAATCATCAACATCGGTATGTGGTTTGAAAGATTTGACATCATTGTTATCAACCTTTCTAGAGACTATTTACCAGGTTCTTGGACGATGTTTAAGCCAACGATTATAGACGTAGGAGTTTATTTAGGAACAATTGGTTTCTTCGGAGTATTATTCCTATTATACGCTAGAACATTCCCTGTAATTGCACAGGCTGAATTGAAGACTATTTTGAAAATTTCAGGTGAAACTTATAAAGCAAAAGAAGGAGATGAGCACCACTAA
- a CDS encoding S9 family peptidase → MNAPKAKKIDKSLEIHGHQRNDPFFWLNERENPEVLQYLEEENAYCDFVMKDTEDLQEQLFQEMKARYKEDDESLPYFFNEYWYVVKFQKGKEYPLFYRHFKSLENEAELMLDVNEMADGKDFYDVGSFSVSVNNQLAAFSEDIVGRRIYTILLKNLETGEFLNDKIENTTGKTVWAADNEHFFYIRKDETLRAFQIYRHKIGTSQEEDVLIFHEEDETFDVSVYKSKSLEYIFIASSSTISDEHWFIPSNNVFAEWQVIQKREDDLEYAVEHYQNDFYIITNEGDATNFKIMKTSVDKPSKEHWKEVIPHKKETLLEGFEIFKDYFVIEERTEGLLQLKIIDNSTGKSHYLPFDEPTYTAYVGLNLDFDTEVLRYGYTSLTTPSSTYEYNMKTGETKLLKQQEVLGGTFDSKNYISERIWANSRDGKVKIPISLVYHKDTPKSAETPLLLYGYGSYGHTIDASFSNVRLSILDRGFIYAIAHVRGGEYLGREWYDNGKMLKKKNTFFDFIDAAKFLISENYTSPKHLYAMGGSAGGLLMGAVMNYEPEIFNGIVAQVPFVDVVTTMLDETIPLTTGEFDEWGNPKKKKYYDYMLSYSPYDNIEAKNYPNALITTGFHDSQVQYWEPAKWVAKLRDLKTDNNILIFKTDMKSGHGGASGRFESLKEDALEYAFLLKLENKK, encoded by the coding sequence ATGAACGCTCCCAAAGCAAAAAAAATAGATAAATCACTAGAAATTCACGGTCACCAAAGAAACGACCCGTTTTTCTGGCTCAATGAAAGAGAAAATCCCGAAGTTTTACAATATTTAGAAGAAGAAAACGCTTATTGCGACTTCGTGATGAAAGATACCGAAGATTTGCAAGAACAACTTTTCCAAGAAATGAAAGCTCGTTACAAAGAAGATGACGAGAGCTTACCTTATTTTTTCAATGAATATTGGTATGTGGTAAAATTTCAGAAAGGAAAAGAATATCCACTGTTCTACAGACATTTTAAAAGCTTGGAAAACGAAGCAGAACTCATGCTAGATGTAAACGAAATGGCCGATGGAAAAGATTTTTACGATGTAGGAAGTTTCTCTGTTTCGGTGAATAATCAGTTGGCTGCATTTTCGGAAGACATTGTAGGAAGAAGAATCTATACCATTTTGCTCAAAAATTTAGAAACGGGAGAATTTCTAAACGACAAAATAGAAAACACCACTGGTAAAACAGTTTGGGCAGCAGATAATGAACATTTCTTCTACATCAGAAAAGACGAAACGTTACGCGCTTTCCAAATTTACAGACATAAAATTGGCACTTCTCAGGAAGAAGACGTTCTCATTTTCCACGAAGAAGATGAAACTTTTGACGTAAGTGTCTATAAATCAAAATCTTTAGAATATATTTTTATTGCGAGTTCTTCTACCATTTCAGATGAACATTGGTTTATTCCGTCAAATAATGTTTTTGCAGAATGGCAAGTCATCCAAAAACGTGAAGACGATTTAGAATACGCGGTAGAACATTATCAAAATGATTTTTACATCATCACCAATGAAGGCGATGCTACCAATTTCAAAATTATGAAAACTTCGGTGGATAAACCTTCTAAAGAACATTGGAAAGAAGTAATTCCGCATAAAAAGGAAACTTTACTGGAAGGTTTTGAAATTTTCAAAGATTATTTCGTGATTGAAGAAAGAACTGAAGGTTTACTTCAACTGAAAATTATAGACAATTCTACAGGAAAATCTCATTATTTGCCTTTTGACGAACCTACCTACACAGCTTATGTTGGGCTGAATTTAGATTTTGACACAGAAGTTTTGCGTTATGGTTACACTTCGCTTACCACGCCAAGTTCTACCTACGAATATAATATGAAAACGGGTGAAACCAAACTCTTGAAACAACAGGAAGTTTTAGGCGGAACTTTTGATTCAAAAAATTATATTTCTGAAAGAATTTGGGCAAATTCCAGAGACGGAAAAGTGAAAATCCCGATTTCTTTGGTCTATCATAAAGACACTCCAAAATCTGCCGAAACTCCGCTTTTATTATATGGTTACGGAAGTTACGGACACACGATTGATGCCAGTTTTTCGAATGTAAGATTGTCAATTTTAGACCGAGGCTTTATTTATGCGATTGCTCACGTTCGTGGTGGTGAATATTTAGGAAGAGAATGGTATGACAACGGAAAAATGCTGAAAAAGAAAAATACTTTTTTTGATTTTATTGACGCTGCGAAATTCCTCATTTCAGAAAATTACACTTCTCCGAAACATCTTTATGCGATGGGCGGTTCTGCTGGTGGACTTTTGATGGGAGCGGTTATGAATTACGAACCTGAAATTTTCAACGGAATTGTGGCGCAAGTTCCTTTTGTAGATGTGGTCACTACCATGTTAGATGAAACAATTCCTTTGACAACTGGAGAATTTGATGAATGGGGCAATCCAAAAAAGAAAAAATATTACGATTACATGCTTTCTTATTCTCCTTATGATAATATAGAAGCAAAAAATTACCCAAATGCATTAATCACCACTGGTTTTCACGACAGCCAAGTGCAATATTGGGAACCTGCAAAATGGGTTGCAAAATTGCGTGATTTAAAAACAGATAATAATATTCTCATCTTCAAGACCGATATGAAATCTGGTCACGGTGGCGCTTCTGGAAGATTTGAAAGTTTGAAGGAAGACGCTCTAGAATATGCATTTTTATTAAAATTAGAAAACAAAAAATAA